In Hippoglossus hippoglossus isolate fHipHip1 chromosome 24, fHipHip1.pri, whole genome shotgun sequence, a single genomic region encodes these proteins:
- the chac1 gene encoding glutathione-specific gamma-glutamylcyclotransferase 1: MKPQDIVAGKSSSSSSSLWIFGYGSLVWKPDFKFRRSEVGYIQGYKRRFWHGDNFHRGNDELPGRVVTLIEDDDETTWGVAFEVTGSQVQESLKYLNVRETVCGGYVTKMVDFFPQGESQPPVQALVYIATTENALYLGPASPEEIGAQIALSRGKTGHNLEYLLRLAQFMRSSCPDVEDHHLFSIEAAALAVVSCLIATSSSYPLSE; the protein is encoded by the exons ATGAAGCCTCAAGACATCGTCGCcgggaagagcagcagcagcagcagcagcctgtggatCTTCGGGTACGGGTCACTGGTGTGGAAGCCCGACTTCAAGTTCAGGAGGAGCGAGGTCGGTTACATTCAAGGCTACAAGAGGCGTTTCTGGCACGGAGACAACTTCCACCGCGGGAACGACGAGTTG cccgGCAGAGTGGTGACGCTGATCGAAGACGATGAC GAGACCACATGGGGTGTGGCGTTCGAGGTCACCGGCTCCCAAGTCCAGGAGTCCCTGAAGTACCTCAACGTGCGAGAGACCGTCTGCGGTGGCTACGTCACCAAGATGGTGGATTTCTTCCCTCAGGGGGAGAGCCAGCCGCCGGTCCAGGCGCTGGTGTACATCGCCACCACCGAGAACGCCCTGTACCTGGGGCCGGCCAGTCCGGAGGAGATCGGCGCCCAGATCGCCTTGAGCAGGGGGAAGACGGGCCACAACCTGGAGTACCTGCTCCGGTTGGCCCAGTTCATGAGGAGCAGCTGCCCAGATGTGGAGGACCACCACCTGTTCTCCATCGAGGCGGCAGCACTGGCAGTGGTGTCCTGTCTGATAGCAACCAGTAGTTCGTACCCTTTGTCTGAGTAG
- the dll4 gene encoding delta-like protein 4 has product MAAWFTFTIAFSTTLITQVLGSGVFELNLHEFKNHKGLLANGSACKPSCRTYFRICLKNYQAVVSPGDCIFGSTMTPVLGTNSFSARDSGTLPRPIQIPFNFGWPGSFSLIIEAWHSPYGNLPVDTNNPDYLISSLAIQKQLGVGTDWTQETLSAKLMELRYSYRFICNESYYGESCSKKCTPRDDRFGHYTCNRDGQLSCLPGWKGKYCEEPICLEGCSERNGNCSRPGECVCRDGWQGTFCDECKKYPACKHGTCQLPWQCNCQEGWGGLLCDQDLNFCTHHHPCVNGATCMNTGQGSYTCTCLPGFTGVNCELEMQECDSNPCRNGGICTNLESGYRCSCPQGFEGSHCEHSLLTCADSPCFHSGKCWEKDNGRSYMCECPRGYTGLNCEKRVDKCTSLPCANGGLCLIHGGMRVCSCRAGFIGQRCEININECAGNPCLNGGTCQDRINDYTCGCPAGYGGRNCERLLDECSLRPCLNGGLCTGGGGPGKPPVACICPSGFTGPRCEFFAAVTSPVTNAEIQDGFQWAAVSLAIGLVALLVLLCMVGLALRHIHRQARRERGDSETMNNLSNFQRDNLIPASQLKNTNQKIGMEVDCDSEKSNFIHKNYHLDSYNSKSKEFKDEKSQEDKSLIYDKCLEDKMPLSRMYSEKPECRISTICSSRDSMYQSVFVIAEQRRECVIATEV; this is encoded by the exons ATGGCAGCTTGGTTCACCTTTACCATCGCGTTCAGCACCACGTTAATAACACAG GTGTTGGGATCCGGCGTTTTTGAGCTCAACCTGCACgaatttaaaaaccacaaaggTTTGCTGGCAAACGGGAGCGCATGCAAGCCCAGCTGCAGGACTTATTTCAGGATTTGCTTGAAGAACTATCAGGCCGTGGTCTCGCCAGGTGACTGCATCTTTGGGAGTACAATGACACCGGTGCTGGGGACAAACTCTTTCAGCGCCAGGGACAGTGGCACTTTACCAAGACCCATTCAGATACCGTTCAACTTCGGCTGGCCG ggGTCATTTTCATTAATAATCGAAGCCTGGCATTCACCTTATGGAAATCTACCTGTAG ATACCAACAACCCAGACTATCTGATCAGCTCTTTGGCCATCCAAAAGCAGCTGGGTGTGGGGACCGACTGGACCCAGGAAACGCTGAGCGCAAAGCTGATGGAGCTGAGGTATTCCTACCGGTTCATCTGCAACGAAAGTTACTACGGAGAAAGTTGCTCCAAGAAATGCACGCCCCGGGACGACCGATTCGGCCACTACACCTGCAACCGAGACGGGCAGCTGTCCTGTCTGCCTGGCTGGAAGGGGAAATACTGCGAAGAAC cTATCTGTCTGGAGGGCTGCAGCGAGAGGAACGGAAACTGCTCCAGACCTGGCGAGTGTGT ATGCAGAGACGGCTGGCAAGGCACGTTCTGCGACGAGTGTAAGAAGTACCCGGCCTGTAAGCACGGCACCTGCCAGCTGCCATGGCAATGTAACTGCCAGGAGGGCTGGGGAGGCCTATTATGTGACCAAG ATCTAAACTTCTGCACCCATCACCATCCCTGTGTCAATGGCGCCACCTGCATGAACACAGGCCAGGGGAGCTACACGTGTACGTGCCTGCCGGGTTTCACCGGGGTCAACTGTGAGCTGGAGATGCAGGAGTGTGACAGCAACCCCTGCAGGAACGGAGGGATATGCACA AATTTGGAGAGCGGCTACAGGTGCTCGTGTCCCCAAGGTTTTGAGGGCTCCCACTGCGAGCACAGCCTGCTGACATGCGCCGATTCCCCCTGCTTCCACAGTGGCAAGTGCTGGGAGAAGGACAATGGCCGCAGCTACATGTGCGAGTGTCCCCGGGGCTACACCGGACTCAACTGTGAGAAAAGAGTGGACAAGTGCACGTCGCTTCCCTGCGCTAATG GTGGTCTGTGTCTGATCCATGGTGGCATGCGTGTGTGCAGCTGCCGTGCAGGATTTATCGGCCAGCGTTGTGAAATCAACATCAACGAGTGCGCCGGCAACCCCTGCCTCAACGGAGGCACCTGCCAAGACAGAATCAACGACTACACCTGCGGCTGCCCTGCGGGTTACGGCGGACGAAACTGCGAAAGACTCCTGGACGAGTGCTCCCTCCGCCCTTGTCTCAACGGGGGGCTCTGCACCGGTGGCGGCGGGCCGGGGAAGCCTCCCGTCGCATGCATCTGCCCCTCCGGCTTCACCGGACCCCGCTGCGAGTTCTTTGCCGCCGTGACCTCTCCAGTGACCAACGCGGAGATTCAAGATGGCTTCCAGTGGGCGGCGGTGTCTCTGGCCATTGGGCTGGTGGCTCTGCTCGTGCTGCTTTGCATGGTGGGCCTGGCTCTGAGGCACATCCACAGGCAGGCccggagggagagaggggactCGGAGACAATGAACAACCTGTCTAACTTCCAGAGGGATAACCTGATCCCGGCGTCGCAGCTGAAAAACACCAACCAGAAAATCGGAATGGAGGTGGACTGCGATTCAGAGAAATCAAACTTTATCCATAAAAACTACCACTTGGACTCGTACAACTCGAAATCGAAGGAGTTCAAGGACGAAAAGTCACAAGAGGATAAAAGTCTTATTTACGACAAGTGTTTAGAAGACAAAATGCCCTTGAGTAGAATGTACAG TGAAAAGCCAGAGTGTAGGATATCAACAATATGTTCCTCCAGAGACTCCATGTACCAGTCGGTATTTGTTATAgcggagcagaggagggaatgCGTCATAGCAACAGAG gtaTAA